A stretch of Natator depressus isolate rNatDep1 chromosome 2, rNatDep2.hap1, whole genome shotgun sequence DNA encodes these proteins:
- the POLR1F gene encoding DNA-directed RNA polymerase I subunit RPA43 — translation MCALHSRGTVAVRSVADSCGGNLGTTVELPHSAARPLPCPEIPSFAAACRLVRSRYSCLVAAPHRRHIALAPRYLNRKRTGIREQLDGELLRYSESLSGVPVAYDNIRVVGELGDIYDDQGFIHFNIEADFVIFTPKKGKKLVGVINKVAPSHIGCLIHGCFNASIPKPDRMSAIQWQDLGLKIGDKLEFEVLHLDSDAAGVFFIRGRLNKDSMQSKYPETVTEDTNSRDEIPKKKHKKRDRRNCELENDTELTDHADTTVVEDAEEQNADTINGFYDKKPKKKKKHKQEKQKPVFYGSDCSGYQSDHKKVKRKKREHCDVDEESELSQLSQDPQAKKRKE, via the exons ATGTGCGCGCTCCACAGCAGGGGGACGGTTGCAGTCCGGAGCGTAGCGGACAGTTGTGGCGGCAACCTGGGGACCACCGTGGAGCTGCCGCACTCGGCGGCCCGGCCGCTGCCCTGCCCGGAGATCCCGTCCTTCGCGGCCGCCTGCCGCCTGGTGCGGAGCCGCTACTCGTGCCTGGTGGCGGCGCCGCATCGGAGACACATCGCGCTGGCGCCGCGCTACCTGAACCGGAAGCGCACCGGGATCCGCGAGCAGCTCGACGGAGAGCTGCTGAGATACTCGGAGAG CCTCAGCGGTGTGCCAGTGGCTTATGATAACATCAGAGTAGTGGGTGAATTAGGTGATATTTATGATGACCAAGGATTCATCCATTTTAACATTGAAGCAGATTTTGTCATTTTCACTCccaagaaaggaaaaaagcttGTG gGTGTGATCAATAAAGTGGCCCCAAGTCATATTGGCTGTCTGATACATGGGTGTTTCAATGCTTCAATCCCTAAACCTGATAGAATGTCAGCTATACAGTGGCAAGACCTTGGGTTAAAAATAGGAGATAAACTGGAATTTGAAGTGTTGCATTTAGATTCCGACGCTGCTGGAGTATTCTTCATTCGGGGGAGACTGAATAAAGACAG TATGCAATCCAAATATCCTGAAACAGTAACTGAAGATACGAACAGTAGAGATGAAATACcaaagaaaaaacacaagaaaaGAGACAGAAGGAATTGTGAGTTAGAAAATGACACAGAGCTTACAGACCATGCAGATACTACTGTGGTGGAAGATGCAGAAGAGCAAAATGCTGATACAATAAATGGATTTTATGATAAAAagccaaagaagaagaaaaagcatAAGCAAGAAAAGCAGAAACCTGTATTTTATGGAAGTGACTGTAGTGGTTACCAAAGTGACCATAAAAAGgttaagagaaagaaaagagaacacTGTGATGTAGATGAAGAGAGTGAATTATCTCAGTTGTCACAAGACCCCCAAGCCAAAAAGAGAAAGGAATGA